A window of the Thermococcus sp. M39 genome harbors these coding sequences:
- a CDS encoding 3-isopropylmalate dehydratase small subunit: MRVWKFWDNVSTDEITPGRYNLTKDPQELAKIAFIEVRPEFSQNVKPGDVIVGGRNFGIGSSRESAALALKASGISGIIAKSFGRIFYRNCINLGIPLLIGDTDWLNDGDEIEVDWKRGIVRKGDEVRKFKPLDGFLFEIVESGGIIEYVRRRGDLCIE; encoded by the coding sequence ATGAGGGTGTGGAAATTTTGGGATAATGTTTCAACTGATGAAATAACTCCCGGAAGATACAACTTAACTAAAGACCCACAAGAATTAGCCAAAATAGCGTTCATAGAAGTTAGACCAGAGTTCTCTCAAAATGTAAAACCAGGGGATGTAATAGTCGGTGGAAGGAACTTTGGAATTGGTTCATCGAGGGAGTCAGCCGCTTTGGCATTGAAAGCCTCTGGAATAAGCGGAATTATCGCAAAGTCATTTGGAAGGATATTTTACAGGAATTGCATTAACTTGGGCATTCCTCTCTTAATTGGCGACACGGACTGGCTGAACGATGGAGATGAGATTGAAGTCGATTGGAAACGGGGAATTGTGAGAAAAGGTGATGAAGTAAGGAAGTTTAAGCCATTGGATGGCTTCCTCTTCGAGATAGTTGAGAGCGGTGGGATAATTGAATACGTGAGAAGGAGGGGAGACTTATGTATAGAGTAG
- the lysW gene encoding lysine biosynthesis protein LysW, producing MVECPVCGADIEVGELELHQIIECPVCGAELEVVGLDPIVLEEIPEVEEDWGE from the coding sequence ATGGTGGAGTGTCCAGTTTGCGGAGCGGATATTGAGGTCGGAGAGTTAGAGTTACACCAAATAATTGAGTGCCCAGTCTGTGGAGCTGAGCTTGAGGTGGTTGGCTTAGACCCAATAGTCTTGGAAGAGATCCCAGAGGTAGAAGAAGACTGGGGCGAGTAG
- a CDS encoding [LysW]-lysine hydrolase translates to MKISEEEKIEFLKELVSIYSPSGEEEKVAKFLVESFESFGVEAYIDGVGNVIAEKRGDGKRVLLAGHIDTVKGYIPVRIEDKYLWGRGSVDAKGPLATFFFAFLESKANLIFAGLVDEERYSIGAKNLDVPRPDFIIVGEPSGFDSVTIGYKGSLTMKFVEKVEKFHGSLSSKGAAELLIEKWLELSRDFGEGFDKPSGRILRFEAYEREFDFYGEMIVNIRTPLNYEPAIKGEILDFVPAYEVSPRSPLVRAFVRAIRKNGIKPRLKKKSGTADMNILAPKFGVDAVAYGPGDSRLDHTPYERLNLEEYLKAIEVLKTALEELKSI, encoded by the coding sequence ATGAAAATCAGTGAAGAAGAGAAAATTGAATTTCTGAAGGAGCTTGTGAGCATTTACAGCCCAAGCGGAGAAGAAGAGAAGGTTGCAAAATTTTTGGTTGAGAGCTTTGAGAGCTTTGGTGTCGAGGCTTACATTGATGGAGTAGGGAATGTGATAGCTGAGAAAAGAGGAGATGGGAAGAGAGTACTCTTAGCTGGGCATATAGATACCGTTAAAGGCTACATCCCAGTTAGAATCGAGGACAAGTACTTATGGGGAAGGGGAAGCGTTGATGCCAAAGGGCCTTTGGCGACTTTCTTTTTCGCTTTCCTTGAAAGTAAAGCAAATTTAATTTTCGCTGGCTTAGTTGATGAAGAAAGATATTCCATTGGAGCTAAAAACTTAGATGTTCCAAGACCAGACTTTATAATCGTTGGAGAGCCAAGCGGCTTTGATAGCGTTACAATTGGCTATAAGGGAAGCTTAACGATGAAGTTTGTGGAAAAAGTTGAGAAGTTCCATGGAAGTTTAAGCTCAAAGGGCGCTGCAGAGCTTTTAATTGAAAAATGGCTCGAGTTAAGCAGGGATTTTGGTGAAGGCTTTGATAAGCCAAGCGGGAGAATTTTGAGGTTTGAAGCCTATGAGAGGGAGTTTGATTTTTATGGGGAGATGATTGTGAATATTAGAACACCTCTCAATTATGAACCAGCAATTAAAGGAGAAATTTTAGATTTTGTTCCTGCTTACGAAGTTTCGCCAAGGAGTCCGTTGGTTAGGGCTTTTGTTAGGGCTATAAGGAAGAACGGAATAAAGCCAAGGTTGAAGAAAAAATCGGGCACAGCAGATATGAACATCCTAGCTCCTAAGTTTGGAGTCGATGCCGTTGCTTATGGCCCTGGCGATTCAAGGCTTGACCATACTCCTTACGAACGCTTAAACTTAGAGGAATATTTGAAAGCGATAGAAGTGTTAAAAACGGCTTTAGAGGAGCTAAAAAGCATCTAA
- the hisIE gene encoding bifunctional phosphoribosyl-AMP cyclohydrolase/phosphoribosyl-ATP diphosphatase HisIE, giving the protein MKELIEKVNWEKNNGIVPVIVQDTKGEVLTLAYMNKEALVKTLETGYAHYYSRSQKRIRMKGEVSGNVQRVKEIRIDCDNDALLLIVEQVGVACHTGNYSCFYRKLGEPEKAVGGIDYSLTILRELEELIKQRKENPKEGSYTSKLFKEGKEKIYKKFGEEAIEVLVAEGRERIIYETADLLYHLLVLLAYNEISLGEVMEELRRRRK; this is encoded by the coding sequence ATGAAGGAGCTTATTGAAAAAGTCAACTGGGAGAAGAACAATGGAATTGTCCCAGTAATTGTCCAAGATACAAAAGGAGAGGTGCTGACCTTAGCTTACATGAACAAAGAAGCTTTAGTGAAGACGCTTGAAACGGGTTACGCCCACTACTATTCAAGGAGTCAAAAGAGAATTAGGATGAAGGGTGAGGTTAGTGGGAACGTTCAAAGAGTAAAGGAGATTAGGATAGACTGCGACAACGACGCTTTGCTTTTAATTGTTGAGCAAGTTGGTGTTGCGTGCCACACGGGGAACTACTCATGCTTTTACAGAAAGCTAGGAGAACCCGAGAAAGCCGTTGGCGGAATAGACTACTCGCTCACAATCCTGAGAGAGCTTGAAGAGTTGATAAAGCAGCGAAAGGAGAATCCAAAGGAAGGTTCCTATACGTCGAAGCTGTTCAAAGAGGGGAAGGAGAAAATCTACAAGAAGTTTGGAGAGGAGGCAATTGAGGTTTTAGTCGCTGAAGGAAGGGAGAGAATAATTTACGAGACTGCTGATTTGCTTTATCATTTGCTGGTTTTGCTTGCCTACAATGAAATAAGCTTAGGGGAAGTTATGGAAGAGTTGAGGAGGCGGAGGAAGTGA
- the lysX gene encoding lysine biosynthesis protein LysX: MKIGITYTIMRKEEMMLKERAKDYGEVVMLHDSDVVFPQSYDVDVVIIRNVSHFKALYLAKLFENEGIPTVNPFHIILEAGDKLLATLKLSKKVNIPRWSVAFDEKSVKKVAETLGYPIVSKPVFGSWGRLITKINDDDALEGIIEHKKWLSNPLYKIYYFQEFVKKPGRDIRSYVIGGEFVTAIYRYSEHWITNTARGGKAVPCTDEEVREISIKAWEAFGEGALAIDIFESEEGLLVNEVNPTMEFKNTAKATGVDIARKIVEYAVEVAKR, encoded by the coding sequence ATGAAAATCGGCATAACTTACACAATAATGCGCAAGGAAGAGATGATGCTCAAGGAGAGAGCGAAAGATTACGGAGAAGTGGTTATGCTTCACGATAGCGACGTTGTTTTCCCCCAAAGCTACGACGTAGATGTTGTGATAATAAGGAATGTCAGTCACTTTAAGGCCCTATATTTAGCAAAGCTCTTCGAGAATGAAGGCATTCCAACTGTGAATCCCTTCCATATAATACTTGAAGCGGGAGATAAACTCCTAGCAACCTTAAAGCTTAGTAAAAAGGTCAATATTCCGAGATGGAGTGTTGCCTTTGATGAGAAAAGCGTCAAAAAAGTCGCTGAAACTCTTGGCTATCCTATAGTTTCAAAACCAGTCTTTGGAAGTTGGGGAAGGCTGATAACGAAAATAAACGATGATGATGCATTGGAAGGAATAATAGAGCACAAAAAGTGGCTGAGCAATCCACTTTACAAAATCTACTACTTCCAAGAATTTGTCAAAAAGCCAGGAAGGGACATTAGGAGCTATGTTATTGGAGGAGAATTTGTTACTGCTATTTACAGATATTCTGAGCATTGGATAACAAATACCGCTAGGGGCGGAAAGGCCGTCCCTTGTACTGATGAAGAAGTGAGGGAGATTTCCATTAAGGCTTGGGAAGCATTTGGGGAAGGTGCTTTGGCTATAGATATCTTCGAGAGTGAGGAAGGACTGCTGGTTAATGAGGTTAACCCAACTATGGAGTTCAAAAACACAGCTAAAGCTACTGGAGTTGATATAGCTAGGAAAATCGTTGAGTATGCAGTTGAGGTGGCTAAAAGATGA
- a CDS encoding acetylornithine/succinylornithine family transaminase: MREVSVYKKRLTLVKGKGVYVWDDKGNKYLDAIAGIGVAILGHANEELAEAINEQMRKLVVAGPMFEHEEKEEFFEELSHFVNFEYAFMGNSGTEAVEAALKFARLYTGRKEIIAMTNAFHGRTFGSLSATWKPKYRQGFEPLVPGFKHIPFNNVEAAKEAITKETAAVILEPIQGEGGIVPAKEEFVKTLRDLTEDVGALLIVDEVQSAFRTGKFLAIEHYGVEPDIVTMGKGLANGVPIGLTLTNFDVPRGKHGSTFGGNPLACKAAATTLRILRRERLIEKAPEKSITVEGEKVVMTRGKGLMIGIVLKESAGKYVQALQDKGLLVGTAGNRVIRLLPPLIITKEQMLWVKETIEGVLNENQ; the protein is encoded by the coding sequence ATGAGAGAGGTAAGCGTTTACAAAAAGAGGCTCACGCTCGTCAAAGGAAAGGGCGTTTACGTCTGGGATGATAAAGGGAACAAATACCTCGATGCAATAGCTGGGATAGGCGTTGCAATCTTAGGACATGCAAACGAAGAGCTTGCGGAGGCAATAAATGAACAGATGAGAAAGCTGGTAGTCGCTGGACCAATGTTCGAGCATGAGGAAAAGGAAGAATTTTTCGAGGAGCTATCTCACTTTGTCAATTTTGAATACGCCTTCATGGGAAACTCTGGAACTGAAGCTGTTGAAGCGGCTTTAAAGTTTGCCCGCCTTTATACTGGAAGGAAAGAGATAATAGCTATGACAAATGCTTTCCACGGAAGAACATTTGGCTCTCTAAGTGCAACTTGGAAGCCAAAGTATAGGCAGGGGTTTGAGCCTTTAGTTCCTGGGTTTAAGCATATCCCATTCAACAATGTTGAAGCGGCAAAAGAGGCTATAACAAAAGAAACTGCCGCTGTAATACTTGAGCCAATTCAAGGAGAAGGTGGCATTGTTCCAGCTAAAGAAGAGTTCGTGAAAACATTGAGGGATTTAACTGAGGATGTTGGGGCTTTGCTCATAGTGGATGAGGTCCAAAGCGCCTTTAGAACTGGAAAGTTCTTGGCTATAGAGCACTATGGTGTTGAGCCGGATATAGTTACGATGGGAAAAGGGTTGGCCAATGGAGTCCCAATCGGATTAACATTAACGAACTTTGATGTTCCGAGGGGCAAGCACGGCTCAACCTTTGGAGGAAATCCCCTCGCTTGTAAAGCTGCAGCTACAACGCTTAGAATTTTGAGAAGGGAAAGGCTAATAGAAAAAGCCCCCGAGAAGTCCATAACCGTCGAGGGAGAAAAGGTCGTGATGACAAGAGGCAAGGGATTGATGATTGGAATCGTCTTGAAAGAAAGCGCTGGAAAGTACGTCCAAGCACTGCAAGATAAGGGTCTCTTAGTTGGAACCGCAGGAAATAGAGTGATTAGACTACTACCGCCGCTCATAATAACAAAGGAACAAATGCTTTGGGTCAAAGAGACCATTGAAGGTGTCCTAAATGAAAATCAGTGA
- a CDS encoding 3-isopropylmalate dehydratase large subunit, translated as MTIVEELLNAKAGEAVIREVDLIYTHDGTMPLIIESFRKTFTRVRKPDRAFIFFDHVYPAPTVKIANLQREIREFAREQGIRIFEGYGISHQVVPEEGLLEGAKIIIGADSHTPTLGAFGVFAVGMGATDTAIALGLGKTWFRVPESVRVNLEGRLGKNVMAMDLMLHLIGLLKDFDMNYKTLEFFGGLDLSIDEKMTIANFSVETNAKTAVLDNGTFSGDGDYLREITIELGQIEPLVALPHHPSNVERVEKVKRKIDQVFIGSCTNGRLEQLRKVAEILEGEQVSVRTFIGPASRKIYLQMIKEGIMQRLIDAGVTVLPPGCGPCLGRHMGVAGDGEVILSTTNRNFKGRMGSPNAEIYLASPVTAAVSAIYGEITNPEDVL; from the coding sequence ATGACAATTGTTGAAGAGCTGTTGAATGCAAAAGCCGGAGAGGCCGTGATAAGGGAAGTTGATTTAATTTACACCCATGACGGAACGATGCCCCTAATCATTGAATCTTTTAGAAAGACATTCACAAGAGTAAGAAAACCCGATAGAGCTTTCATTTTCTTTGACCACGTTTATCCAGCACCAACGGTGAAAATAGCAAATCTGCAGAGAGAAATCAGGGAATTCGCAAGGGAACAGGGAATTAGAATATTCGAAGGCTACGGTATCTCCCACCAAGTCGTTCCAGAGGAAGGCCTATTAGAGGGGGCAAAAATAATCATTGGGGCGGATTCACACACGCCAACATTAGGTGCCTTTGGAGTGTTTGCCGTTGGAATGGGAGCAACTGACACCGCCATAGCTTTAGGATTAGGCAAAACTTGGTTCAGAGTTCCGGAAAGCGTTAGAGTAAACCTCGAAGGAAGATTAGGCAAAAATGTTATGGCAATGGACTTAATGCTTCACTTGATCGGATTACTGAAAGATTTTGATATGAACTACAAGACCCTAGAGTTCTTTGGGGGCCTTGACCTTTCAATTGACGAAAAAATGACAATAGCAAACTTCAGCGTTGAGACAAATGCAAAGACAGCTGTTTTAGACAACGGAACATTCAGCGGAGATGGAGATTACTTGAGGGAGATTACAATAGAGCTTGGCCAAATTGAGCCTCTAGTAGCTTTACCACACCACCCAAGCAATGTTGAGAGAGTTGAGAAGGTTAAAAGAAAGATTGACCAAGTTTTCATAGGCTCATGTACAAACGGAAGGCTTGAGCAACTTAGGAAAGTAGCAGAAATCCTCGAAGGCGAACAGGTTAGTGTGAGAACTTTTATAGGGCCAGCATCAAGAAAGATTTACCTCCAAATGATAAAAGAAGGAATTATGCAAAGGCTAATTGACGCAGGAGTCACTGTTCTTCCTCCCGGATGTGGGCCTTGCTTAGGAAGGCACATGGGAGTAGCTGGAGATGGAGAGGTAATTCTGAGCACAACCAACAGGAACTTTAAAGGAAGGATGGGCTCTCCAAACGCTGAAATCTATCTTGCTAGCCCTGTTACTGCAGCGGTGAGTGCAATTTATGGAGAGATAACGAATCCGGAGGATGTGCTATGA
- a CDS encoding HAD family hydrolase, with translation MKELKWLIFDIDGVLIDVSESYDLATKLTVEYFLKKLGKSIEVELDLIRDLRRKGAFGDDFKVSEALIIGALTGDLRNFVQDFPAGEGIGWVRKQFGIVIDPKSIERIFNTFYLGEYYKERAFDFEGLWKKEKPIVKRELLEKANERFKLGVVTGRSALELELAEKILGFHFENAVTRELYVKPDPKALWHLTKGEEGIYIGDTINDGLLVENYKKAYGKDFGFLMVGGDVKDVNEAIEKLLDAF, from the coding sequence ATGAAGGAGCTGAAATGGCTAATCTTTGATATTGACGGTGTTTTAATTGACGTGAGCGAGAGCTATGACTTGGCAACAAAGCTAACCGTTGAGTACTTCCTAAAAAAGCTCGGCAAAAGCATTGAAGTCGAATTAGATCTAATAAGGGATTTACGAAGGAAAGGAGCATTTGGAGATGACTTCAAAGTTAGCGAAGCTTTGATAATTGGAGCCTTGACTGGAGACTTAAGGAACTTTGTGCAAGACTTCCCAGCTGGAGAAGGAATAGGTTGGGTTAGGAAGCAGTTTGGAATAGTAATAGATCCTAAGAGCATTGAGAGGATTTTCAACACATTCTACCTAGGTGAGTACTATAAAGAGAGAGCTTTCGACTTTGAGGGTCTTTGGAAGAAGGAAAAGCCAATAGTGAAAAGAGAGCTTTTAGAAAAGGCCAATGAAAGATTCAAGCTTGGGGTTGTAACAGGGAGGAGTGCCTTGGAGCTTGAGTTAGCAGAGAAAATACTTGGTTTTCACTTCGAAAACGCTGTAACAAGAGAGCTTTACGTTAAGCCAGATCCAAAAGCTCTTTGGCATCTCACAAAAGGTGAGGAAGGAATTTACATTGGGGATACAATAAACGATGGTCTTTTGGTAGAGAATTACAAAAAAGCCTATGGGAAAGACTTTGGCTTCCTCATGGTGGGAGGAGATGTCAAAGATGTGAATGAAGCTATAGAAAAGCTTTTAGATGCTTTTTAG
- the argC gene encoding N-acetyl-gamma-glutamyl-phosphate reductase, producing MIKAAVVGASGYIGGELVRLLAMHPEVEITAITSRRYAGKKVHKVHPNLRGLNLRFTNDYDFDADVIFLAVPHGESMKIIDEFLGSAKIIDLSADFRVSLDLYERYYGEHVKPELIDEFVYGLPEIHREEIKKAELIANPGCNATAVILALYPFKGDVSEAIVDLKVSSSAGGRRENVASIHPERSHVVRVYKAFHHRHEAEVIQETNVKAQFTVHSVDLVRGLLATIYFKMETSEKELYKRFFRYLKEPFIRIVKEKGGIQKLPDPKYVIGSNFVDIGFAYDEENQRVILFSALDNLIKGGAGQAVQNMNIAFGLDETLGLNYLPVYPI from the coding sequence ATGATTAAAGCAGCTGTTGTTGGTGCAAGCGGTTATATTGGGGGAGAGTTGGTTAGACTCTTAGCGATGCATCCCGAGGTTGAGATAACGGCAATAACATCAAGAAGATACGCTGGAAAAAAAGTTCACAAGGTTCATCCAAACTTGAGAGGGCTAAATTTGCGCTTTACAAATGATTATGACTTTGACGCTGATGTTATATTTTTAGCAGTCCCTCATGGAGAGTCAATGAAAATTATCGACGAATTCCTTGGCAGTGCAAAAATAATCGACCTCAGCGCTGATTTCAGGGTAAGCTTAGACCTCTACGAGAGATATTATGGAGAGCATGTAAAGCCAGAGCTCATTGATGAGTTCGTCTATGGATTGCCAGAAATTCACAGAGAGGAGATTAAAAAAGCCGAGCTAATAGCGAATCCCGGTTGTAATGCCACAGCAGTCATTTTAGCTTTGTATCCCTTCAAAGGAGATGTTAGCGAAGCAATAGTGGATTTAAAGGTTAGCTCAAGTGCTGGTGGAAGAAGAGAAAACGTGGCAAGTATTCATCCCGAGAGGTCCCATGTGGTTAGGGTCTATAAAGCATTCCACCACAGGCACGAAGCTGAGGTAATTCAAGAGACCAATGTAAAGGCTCAGTTCACAGTTCATTCTGTTGACTTGGTGAGAGGGCTTTTGGCTACAATTTACTTCAAGATGGAAACGAGTGAGAAAGAGCTCTATAAGAGATTTTTCCGCTACCTAAAAGAGCCATTCATAAGAATCGTCAAAGAGAAAGGTGGAATCCAAAAACTTCCCGATCCAAAGTACGTAATAGGAAGCAACTTCGTTGATATAGGCTTTGCCTACGATGAGGAGAATCAAAGGGTTATACTCTTTTCCGCATTGGACAATTTAATTAAAGGCGGCGCTGGACAAGCGGTGCAAAACATGAACATAGCTTTTGGTTTAGATGAGACTCTAGGACTGAACTACTTGCCAGTGTATCCAATTTGA
- the hisC gene encoding histidinol-phosphate transaminase, with translation MKIQELVKSFEPYRVLEGDYKIWLDKNESPFDLPDEIKKEIFEELKRIPLNRYPHITADSLRERLAEFLGFEKENIIVGNGSDELISLILKLFEGEHIVISSPTFAMYSFYAKLEGVKVVDVPLDENFKLRNIEDYAENARAIFICSPNNPTGNMQERERIISVLETGAPVILDEAYVEFAKKSNLDLVNEYENLIVLRTFSKAFGLAGVRVGYAVANEKIIDYLLRIKAPFSLNVISMRIAELMLDHYDLVKQNINYIIKERERIYKEFKDYAYPSEANFLLMRLNAYEFLLERGIVVRKLGGRLEGHIRVTIGKKEENDEFIKALKEFLEEEY, from the coding sequence GTGAAAATTCAAGAATTAGTCAAAAGCTTTGAGCCTTACAGGGTTTTGGAGGGGGATTACAAAATTTGGCTCGACAAGAATGAGAGTCCCTTCGACTTGCCGGATGAGATTAAGAAGGAAATCTTCGAGGAGCTTAAGAGAATTCCCCTGAACAGGTACCCACACATAACAGCAGACTCATTAAGGGAGAGGTTAGCAGAGTTTTTGGGCTTTGAGAAGGAAAACATAATCGTTGGAAACGGAAGCGATGAGCTAATAAGCCTAATTTTAAAGCTCTTTGAAGGAGAACACATTGTCATAAGTTCCCCAACTTTTGCTATGTACTCCTTCTACGCTAAACTTGAAGGGGTCAAAGTTGTTGATGTTCCCTTGGATGAGAACTTTAAGCTGAGAAACATTGAGGACTACGCAGAGAATGCTAGGGCTATATTTATCTGCTCACCAAACAATCCTACGGGAAATATGCAAGAGAGGGAGAGGATAATAAGCGTTCTCGAGACTGGGGCACCTGTAATACTGGACGAGGCTTACGTTGAATTTGCAAAAAAGAGCAACCTTGATTTGGTAAACGAATACGAGAACTTAATCGTTTTAAGAACCTTTTCAAAGGCCTTTGGATTAGCTGGGGTTAGAGTGGGTTATGCTGTTGCCAATGAAAAGATCATCGACTATCTTTTAAGAATTAAAGCGCCTTTCAGCTTAAATGTCATTTCAATGAGGATAGCAGAGCTTATGCTTGACCACTATGATTTAGTTAAACAAAACATCAATTACATAATTAAAGAACGCGAGCGCATCTATAAAGAATTCAAAGATTACGCGTATCCAAGCGAGGCAAACTTTCTGCTTATGCGCTTAAATGCCTATGAGTTCCTTCTTGAGAGGGGCATCGTGGTGAGAAAGCTCGGCGGAAGGTTGGAAGGACACATAAGAGTTACCATCGGCAAGAAAGAGGAAAACGACGAGTTTATTAAAGCATTAAAGGAGTTTTTGGAAGAAGAATACTGA
- a CDS encoding [LysW]-aminoadipate/[LysW]-glutamate kinase yields MRVVKIGGAVLDRLEEFDGILEGDIITHGGSDYVDELSKRLGIEVKRLKSPSGVEFRYTPKEVLEIYLMAIMKANKRIVSLLQSRGINTIGLSGLDLGLIKAERKKLIKAIINGKKVAIRDDYSGIIREINVKALRELSKVGVPVIAPIAMSEAYEPLNIDGDKLAHAIALSLKADELVFLTDTAFLVDGEIVEKIKVNEMEEFLPFAKGGMKRKLLMAKKSVESGVKKVIIQGFNGRTVIE; encoded by the coding sequence ATGAGGGTCGTTAAAATTGGAGGAGCAGTTTTAGATAGGCTGGAAGAGTTTGATGGAATTTTAGAGGGGGATATAATAACTCACGGTGGCTCAGATTACGTTGATGAGCTTTCCAAAAGGTTAGGAATAGAGGTTAAAAGACTTAAAAGCCCCTCCGGTGTGGAGTTTAGGTACACTCCAAAAGAAGTGCTTGAGATTTATTTAATGGCTATAATGAAGGCCAACAAGAGGATAGTTTCCCTCCTCCAGAGCAGAGGAATTAACACCATAGGATTGAGCGGGCTTGATTTAGGCCTCATAAAAGCTGAGAGGAAAAAGCTCATCAAAGCCATAATCAATGGAAAAAAAGTTGCAATAAGGGATGACTACTCTGGTATTATAAGGGAAATCAACGTTAAAGCCTTAAGGGAACTCAGCAAGGTAGGAGTTCCTGTTATAGCGCCAATAGCAATGAGCGAAGCCTATGAACCTTTGAATATTGATGGGGATAAGCTAGCCCATGCAATAGCTCTAAGTTTGAAAGCAGATGAGCTTGTCTTTTTAACGGACACAGCTTTTTTGGTTGATGGTGAAATAGTTGAAAAAATTAAGGTTAATGAAATGGAAGAGTTCTTGCCCTTTGCAAAAGGAGGAATGAAGAGGAAGCTGCTTATGGCTAAAAAATCCGTTGAAAGCGGTGTTAAAAAGGTGATCATCCAAGGATTTAACGGCAGGACGGTGATTGAATGA
- a CDS encoding isocitrate/isopropylmalate family dehydrogenase: MYRVAVIKGDGIGIEVTEAAMEVIRAVTDKIEFVEFEGGFEVFKRYGVPIREEDLEEIKKMDAVLFGATSTPFDVPNYKSLIITLRKELDLYANLRIIPDLWNDREIYIVRENSEGLYSGVYRSTDERTIDFRVITREGAERIARFAINLAKEKGEKITFVHKANVLMGDKFFRKIVLSLAEKEGVEVREKIIDSFTIELVRNPWSQGIILTENLFGDILSDLAAIHAKSIGIVPSGNYGDDIALFEPIHGTAPDIAGKGIANPIGAILSGAMLLDYLNLNGQIIWEAVKSYVRKGNLTPDLGGTAMTKDVVEGIIREIEYRIDPLEWDEVWVDEIRINFIPTLFIK, from the coding sequence ATGTATAGAGTAGCGGTCATTAAGGGAGATGGCATTGGTATTGAAGTTACGGAAGCCGCGATGGAGGTCATAAGAGCTGTAACCGATAAAATAGAGTTCGTTGAGTTTGAGGGCGGCTTTGAAGTATTCAAAAGATATGGGGTCCCAATAAGAGAGGAGGACTTGGAAGAGATAAAGAAAATGGATGCAGTTTTATTTGGGGCAACATCAACACCTTTTGACGTTCCAAATTACAAAAGCTTAATTATAACACTTAGAAAGGAACTCGACCTTTATGCTAACCTAAGGATAATTCCAGACTTATGGAATGATAGAGAAATCTACATCGTTAGGGAGAATAGTGAAGGCCTTTACTCTGGTGTTTATAGATCTACAGATGAAAGGACAATAGATTTCAGAGTAATAACAAGGGAAGGAGCTGAAAGAATAGCAAGATTTGCCATAAATTTGGCAAAAGAGAAAGGGGAGAAGATTACTTTTGTCCATAAAGCAAACGTTCTAATGGGTGACAAGTTCTTTAGGAAAATTGTCTTGAGTTTAGCTGAAAAGGAAGGAGTCGAGGTTAGAGAGAAAATTATAGATTCCTTCACAATAGAACTCGTTAGGAATCCATGGAGTCAGGGGATTATTTTAACGGAAAATCTCTTTGGTGACATTCTCTCGGACTTAGCAGCTATTCACGCAAAGAGTATTGGAATTGTTCCCTCTGGGAACTATGGTGATGATATCGCTCTATTTGAGCCTATTCACGGAACTGCACCTGACATAGCTGGAAAAGGAATAGCTAATCCAATTGGGGCCATTTTGAGCGGTGCTATGCTTTTGGATTATCTCAACTTAAACGGTCAAATTATCTGGGAAGCAGTCAAATCTTACGTCAGGAAAGGCAATCTAACTCCCGATTTGGGAGGGACTGCAATGACGAAGGATGTCGTTGAAGGAATTATTAGGGAGATAGAATATCGAATTGACCCCTTGGAGTGGGATGAAGTTTGGGTTGATGAGATTAGGATCAACTTTATCCCAACGCTTTTCATAAAGTAA